In the genome of Streptomyces globosus, one region contains:
- a CDS encoding aldo/keto reductase produces the protein MTTTPAAAAAAAGAPGGPVRSLGSTGPAVFPLGLGCMGMSALYGEADRGESLATIHAALDAGVTLLDTGDFYGMGHNELLISEALRTAPAAARERALTSVKFGALRTVEGGFTGYDGRPEAVRNFLAYSLQRLGRDHIDIYRIARVDPAVPIEETVGAIAEAVEAGHVRHIGLSEVGADTLRRAAAVAPIADLQIEYSLISRGIEREILPTARELGIGVTAYGVLSRGLLSGHFTRDRELAPGDFRGMSPRFQGENLDRNLALVEALRTVADGKGVSVAQTAIAWVLSRGGDIVPLVGARRRDRLAEALGAMEVVLSAADLAAVEEAVPAGAAAGERYPAAQMAHLDSER, from the coding sequence ATGACGACCACCCCGGCCGCTGCGGCGGCCGCCGCCGGGGCCCCCGGCGGGCCCGTGCGGTCCCTCGGCTCGACCGGGCCCGCCGTCTTCCCGCTGGGGCTGGGCTGCATGGGCATGTCCGCGCTGTACGGGGAGGCCGACCGCGGCGAGTCGCTGGCGACGATCCACGCCGCGCTCGACGCGGGCGTGACCCTGCTCGACACGGGCGACTTCTACGGCATGGGCCACAACGAGCTGCTGATCAGCGAAGCCCTGCGCACCGCCCCCGCGGCCGCGCGGGAGCGAGCGCTGACCAGTGTGAAGTTCGGCGCGCTGCGCACAGTCGAGGGCGGCTTCACCGGGTACGACGGCCGCCCCGAGGCGGTGCGGAACTTCCTGGCCTACTCGCTGCAGCGGCTGGGCCGGGACCACATCGACATCTACCGGATCGCCCGCGTCGACCCGGCGGTGCCGATCGAGGAGACGGTCGGCGCCATCGCCGAAGCCGTCGAAGCGGGGCACGTGCGGCACATCGGCCTGTCGGAGGTCGGAGCGGACACCCTGCGCCGAGCCGCTGCCGTGGCTCCGATCGCGGACCTCCAGATCGAGTACTCGCTGATATCCCGCGGCATCGAGCGGGAGATCCTGCCGACCGCGCGGGAGCTCGGCATAGGCGTCACGGCGTACGGGGTCCTCTCCCGCGGCCTGCTCAGCGGGCACTTCACGCGCGACCGGGAACTGGCCCCGGGCGACTTCCGCGGGATGAGCCCCCGCTTCCAGGGCGAGAACCTCGACCGCAACCTCGCCCTCGTCGAGGCCCTGCGCACGGTGGCCGACGGCAAGGGCGTCAGCGTGGCCCAGACCGCCATCGCCTGGGTGCTCTCCCGCGGCGGGGACATCGTGCCGCTGGTGGGAGCCCGCCGCCGCGACCGGCTCGCCGAGGCACTGGGTGCCATGGAGGTGGTGCTGTCGGCGGCCGACCTCGCGGCCGTCGAGGAGGCGGTCCCGGCCGGAGCCGCAGCCGGCGAGCGCTACCCGGCCGCGCAGATGGCCCACCTGGACAGCGAGCGCTGA
- the ppdK gene encoding pyruvate, phosphate dikinase yields the protein MSENKNQKFVYDFTEGNRDLKDLLGGKGANLAEMTNLGLPVPPGFTITTEACKVYLESGAAPAELRDEVSAHLAALEAKMGKKLGQSDDPLLVSVRSGAKFSMPGMMDTVLNIGLSDASVVGLAAQADNERFAWDSYRRLIQMFGKTVLGVEGELFEEALDAAKEAKKVTVDTDLDAADLKKLVTVFKKIVAKEAGREFPQDAREQLDLAVEAVFNSWNTDRAKLYRRQERIPGDLGTAVNVCSMVFGNLGPDSGTGVAFTRDPASGHQGVYGDYLQNAQGEDVVAGIRNTVPLSDLEQLDKKSYDQLMQIMETLETHYKDLCDIEFTIERGQLWMLQTRVGKRTAGAAFRIATQLVDQGLIDEAEALQRVNGAQLAQLMFPRFDENAKTELLGRGIAASPGAAVGKAVFDSYTAVKWSRSGEKVILIRRETNPDDLDGMIASEGILTSRGGKTSHAAVVARGMGKTCVCGAEELDVDTKRRRMTVGDRVIEEGDVVSIDGSTGKVYLGEVPVVPSPVVEYFEGRMHAGADDADELVQAVHRIMAYADRVRRLRVRANADNAEDALRARRFGAQGIGLCRTEHMFLGERREMVERLILADTEGEREAALAELLPLQKKDFIELFEAMDGLPVTVRLLDPPLHEFLPDITELSVRVALAEARKDHNENDLRLLQAVHKLHEQNPMLGLRGVRLGLVIPGLFAMQVRAIAEAAAVRKDAKGDPRAEIMIPLVGTVQELEIVREEADAIIAEVEAATGTSLKLTIGTMIELPRAALTAAQIAEAAQFFSFGTNDLTQTVWGFSRDDVEASFFTAYLEKGIFGVSPFETIDKDGVGSLVRSAVEAGRATRPDLKLGVCGEHGGDPESVHFFHEVGLDYVSCSPFRIPVARLEAGRAAAESAGSDSR from the coding sequence GTGTCGGAAAACAAGAACCAGAAGTTCGTCTACGACTTCACCGAGGGGAACCGCGACCTCAAGGACCTTCTCGGCGGCAAGGGAGCCAACCTCGCCGAGATGACCAACCTGGGTCTTCCGGTCCCTCCCGGCTTCACCATCACGACCGAGGCCTGCAAGGTCTACCTCGAGAGCGGCGCGGCCCCGGCCGAGCTCCGCGACGAGGTGAGCGCCCACCTGGCCGCCCTCGAGGCCAAGATGGGCAAGAAGCTCGGCCAGTCCGACGACCCGCTGCTGGTCTCCGTCCGCTCCGGCGCCAAGTTCTCCATGCCCGGCATGATGGACACGGTCCTCAACATCGGCCTCTCCGACGCCTCCGTCGTGGGCCTGGCCGCCCAGGCCGACAACGAGCGCTTCGCGTGGGACTCCTACCGCCGCCTCATCCAGATGTTCGGCAAGACCGTCCTCGGCGTCGAGGGCGAGCTCTTCGAGGAGGCGCTCGACGCCGCCAAGGAGGCCAAGAAGGTCACCGTCGACACCGACCTCGACGCCGCCGACCTGAAGAAGCTCGTCACGGTCTTCAAGAAGATCGTCGCGAAGGAGGCCGGCCGCGAGTTCCCGCAGGACGCCCGCGAGCAGCTCGACCTCGCCGTCGAGGCGGTCTTCAACTCCTGGAACACCGACCGCGCCAAGCTCTACCGCCGCCAGGAGCGCATCCCGGGCGACCTCGGCACCGCCGTCAACGTCTGCTCGATGGTCTTCGGCAACCTCGGCCCCGACTCCGGCACCGGCGTCGCCTTCACCCGCGACCCGGCCAGCGGCCACCAGGGCGTCTACGGCGACTACCTCCAGAACGCGCAGGGCGAGGACGTCGTCGCGGGCATCCGCAACACTGTCCCCCTCTCCGACCTGGAGCAGCTGGACAAGAAGTCCTACGACCAGCTGATGCAGATCATGGAGACGCTGGAGACCCACTACAAGGACCTCTGCGACATCGAGTTCACGATCGAGCGCGGCCAGCTGTGGATGCTCCAGACCCGTGTCGGCAAGCGCACCGCCGGCGCCGCCTTCCGCATCGCCACGCAGCTCGTCGACCAGGGCCTGATCGACGAGGCCGAGGCCCTCCAGCGCGTCAACGGCGCCCAGCTCGCGCAGCTGATGTTCCCGCGCTTCGACGAGAACGCGAAGACCGAGCTCCTCGGCCGTGGCATCGCCGCCTCCCCGGGCGCCGCCGTCGGCAAGGCCGTCTTCGACTCCTACACGGCCGTCAAGTGGTCCCGCTCCGGCGAGAAGGTCATCCTGATCCGCCGCGAGACCAACCCCGACGACCTCGACGGCATGATCGCCTCCGAGGGCATCCTCACCTCGCGCGGCGGCAAGACCTCGCACGCCGCCGTCGTCGCCCGCGGCATGGGCAAGACCTGCGTCTGCGGCGCCGAGGAGCTCGACGTCGACACCAAGCGCCGCCGCATGACCGTCGGCGACCGGGTCATCGAGGAGGGCGACGTCGTCTCCATCGACGGCTCCACCGGCAAGGTGTACCTCGGCGAGGTGCCCGTCGTGCCGTCGCCGGTCGTCGAGTACTTCGAGGGCCGCATGCACGCCGGCGCCGACGACGCCGACGAGCTCGTCCAGGCCGTCCACCGGATCATGGCCTACGCCGACCGCGTGCGCCGCCTGCGCGTCCGCGCCAACGCCGACAACGCCGAGGACGCGCTGCGCGCCCGCCGCTTCGGCGCCCAGGGCATCGGCCTGTGCCGCACCGAGCACATGTTCCTCGGCGAGCGCCGCGAGATGGTCGAGCGCCTGATCCTCGCGGACACCGAGGGCGAGCGCGAGGCCGCCCTCGCCGAGCTCCTGCCGCTCCAGAAGAAGGACTTCATCGAGCTGTTCGAGGCGATGGACGGCCTGCCCGTCACCGTCCGCCTGCTCGACCCGCCGCTGCACGAGTTCCTGCCCGACATCACCGAGCTGTCGGTGCGCGTCGCCCTCGCCGAGGCCCGCAAGGACCACAACGAGAACGACCTGCGCCTGCTCCAGGCCGTCCACAAGCTGCACGAGCAGAACCCGATGCTGGGCCTGCGCGGCGTCCGCCTCGGCCTGGTCATCCCCGGCCTGTTCGCCATGCAGGTACGGGCGATCGCCGAGGCCGCGGCCGTACGCAAGGACGCCAAGGGCGACCCGCGCGCCGAGATCATGATCCCGCTCGTGGGCACCGTCCAGGAGCTGGAGATCGTCCGCGAGGAGGCCGACGCGATCATCGCCGAGGTCGAGGCCGCCACCGGCACCAGCCTCAAGCTGACCATCGGCACGATGATCGAGCTGCCCCGCGCCGCGCTGACCGCCGCCCAGATCGCCGAGGCCGCGCAGTTCTTCTCCTTCGGCACGAACGACCTGACCCAGACCGTGTGGGGCTTCTCCCGCGACGACGTCGAGGCCAGCTTCTTCACCGCCTACCTGGAGAAGGGCATCTTCGGTGTCTCGCCCTTCGAGACCATCGACAAGGACGGCGTCGGCTCCCTGGTCCGCAGCGCCGTCGAGGCCGGCCGGGCCACCCGCCCCGACCTGAAGCTCGGCGTCTGCGGCGAGCACGGCGGCGACCCGGAGTCGGTCCACTTCTTCCACGAGGTCGGCCTGGACTACGTCTCCTGCTCGCCGTTCCGGATTCCGGTGGCGCGCCTGGAGGCCGGCCGCGCGGCCGCCGAGTCCGCCGGCAGCGACAGCCGCTGA
- a CDS encoding ArsR/SmtB family transcription factor produces the protein MLRIHFTGVDLARVRMAGRPDALWETILSFHRLRDRRDARLFGDWRTETRSRLNSETRLLGALIPSRGYFPDFLTPAEGQYGWDVGLDALRGLEPERIRRELALLGTGARVGAAFGMPPGAGASGGADGAVPRRLRELMDDTEAHLPRLLAELRGYHRAAVAPYWTHIQAQIEAERAARGRALLDGGADELLASLPPMLRWRAPVLECDYPVDRDVRLCGRGLLLQPSFFCRRTAVTLHDPELPPVLVYPAAAQLVSAAAGSESIRPLEEQRQRTLGKLVGHTRSVVLRAIGDGATTSELARRAGVSLASASQHACVMREAGLVTTLRRGNAVLHTVTPLGAALLKGGAVAS, from the coding sequence GTGCTGCGTATCCATTTCACTGGAGTGGACCTGGCACGCGTACGGATGGCAGGGCGTCCCGATGCGTTGTGGGAAACGATTCTGAGTTTTCACCGCTTAAGAGACCGGCGTGATGCACGTCTCTTCGGTGATTGGCGTACGGAAACCCGCAGCAGGTTGAATAGTGAAACACGCTTGCTCGGCGCGCTCATACCGAGCCGCGGCTATTTCCCGGATTTCCTGACGCCCGCCGAGGGGCAGTACGGCTGGGACGTGGGCCTCGACGCGCTGCGCGGCCTGGAGCCCGAGCGGATCCGGCGGGAGCTGGCCCTGCTCGGCACCGGCGCGCGCGTGGGAGCCGCCTTCGGCATGCCGCCGGGCGCCGGCGCCTCCGGCGGTGCCGACGGCGCCGTGCCGCGGCGGCTGCGGGAGCTCATGGACGACACCGAGGCGCACCTGCCGCGGCTCCTCGCCGAGCTGCGCGGCTACCACCGCGCGGCCGTGGCCCCGTACTGGACCCACATCCAGGCCCAGATCGAGGCCGAGCGGGCCGCACGGGGCCGCGCCCTGCTCGACGGCGGCGCGGACGAGCTGCTCGCCTCCCTGCCGCCGATGCTGCGCTGGAGGGCGCCCGTCCTGGAGTGCGACTACCCCGTCGACCGCGACGTGCGGCTGTGCGGGCGCGGGCTGCTGCTCCAGCCGTCGTTCTTCTGCCGGCGCACCGCTGTCACGCTGCACGACCCGGAGCTGCCGCCCGTGCTCGTCTACCCGGCCGCGGCGCAGCTCGTCTCGGCGGCCGCCGGAAGCGAATCGATTCGCCCCCTGGAGGAGCAGCGCCAGCGCACCCTCGGCAAACTCGTCGGGCACACGCGTTCCGTCGTCCTCCGCGCCATCGGCGACGGGGCGACCACCAGCGAACTCGCCCGACGGGCCGGTGTTTCCCTCGCTTCGGCGAGCCAGCACGCGTGCGTCATGCGGGAGGCCGGGCTGGTCACCACGCTGCGCCGCGGAAATGCCGTGCTGCACACGGTGACGCCGCTCGGGGCCGCCCTCCTCAAGGGCGGCGCGGTCGCCTCTTAG
- a CDS encoding glycine--tRNA ligase, with product MAADKIETIVSLSKRRGFVYPCSEIYGGSRAAWDYGPLGVELKENIKRQWWKAMVTGREDIVGIDSSVILAPEVWVASGHVATFSDPLTECTACHKRHRADHLEEAYEAKHGRLPENGLADVNCPHCGVKGQFTEPKQFSGMLETHLGPTQDTGSKAYLRPETAQGIFTNFALVQTSSRKKPPFGIAQMGKSFRNEITPGNFIFRTREFEQMEMEFFVKPGEDEQWQEYWMQERWNWYRGLGIREENIRWYEHPKEKLSHYSKRTADIEYRFNFGGSEFSELEGIANRTDYDLKAHSAASGQDLTFFDQEAGERYTPYVIEPAAGVNRAMLAFMLDAYNEDEAPNAKGVMEKRTVMRLDPRLAPVKVAVLPLSRNAQLSPKAKGLAADLRKNWNIEFDDAGAIGRRYRRQDEIGTPFCVTVDFDTLDDNAVTVRERDTMKQERVSLDQIQSYLATRLLGC from the coding sequence GTGGCCGCCGACAAGATCGAAACCATCGTCAGCCTGAGCAAGCGCCGTGGCTTCGTTTACCCGTGCAGTGAGATCTACGGCGGCTCCCGGGCTGCCTGGGACTACGGTCCGCTGGGTGTCGAGCTCAAGGAGAACATCAAGCGCCAGTGGTGGAAGGCGATGGTGACCGGCCGTGAGGACATCGTCGGCATCGACTCGTCCGTGATCCTGGCCCCCGAGGTCTGGGTGGCCTCGGGCCACGTCGCGACGTTCTCCGACCCGCTCACCGAGTGCACCGCCTGCCACAAGCGCCACCGCGCCGACCACCTCGAGGAGGCGTACGAGGCCAAGCACGGCCGCCTCCCCGAGAATGGCCTGGCCGACGTGAACTGCCCCCACTGCGGCGTGAAGGGCCAGTTCACCGAGCCGAAGCAGTTCTCCGGCATGCTGGAGACCCACCTCGGCCCGACCCAGGACACCGGCTCCAAGGCGTACCTGCGCCCCGAGACCGCCCAGGGCATCTTCACCAACTTCGCCCTGGTGCAGACCTCCTCGCGCAAGAAGCCGCCCTTCGGCATCGCTCAGATGGGCAAGTCCTTCCGCAACGAGATCACGCCCGGCAACTTCATCTTCCGCACCCGCGAGTTCGAGCAGATGGAGATGGAGTTCTTCGTCAAGCCGGGCGAGGACGAGCAGTGGCAGGAGTACTGGATGCAGGAGCGGTGGAACTGGTACCGCGGCCTGGGCATCCGCGAGGAGAACATCCGCTGGTACGAGCACCCGAAGGAGAAGCTGTCCCACTACTCGAAGCGCACCGCCGACATCGAGTACCGCTTCAACTTCGGCGGCAGCGAGTTCTCCGAGCTGGAGGGCATCGCCAACCGCACGGACTACGATCTCAAGGCCCACTCCGCCGCCTCCGGCCAGGACCTCACCTTCTTCGACCAGGAGGCCGGTGAGCGCTACACCCCGTACGTCATCGAGCCCGCGGCCGGCGTGAACCGCGCCATGCTCGCCTTCATGCTCGACGCGTACAACGAGGACGAGGCCCCGAACGCCAAGGGCGTCATGGAGAAGCGCACCGTGATGCGCCTCGACCCGCGCCTGGCCCCGGTCAAGGTCGCCGTCCTGCCGCTGTCCCGCAACGCGCAGCTGTCGCCGAAGGCCAAGGGCCTCGCCGCCGACCTGCGCAAGAACTGGAACATCGAGTTCGACGACGCGGGCGCCATCGGCCGCCGCTACCGCCGCCAGGACGAGATCGGCACGCCGTTCTGCGTCACCGTCGACTTCGACACCCTCGACGACAACGCGGTGACCGTCCGCGAGCGCGACACCATGAAGCAGGAGCGCGTCTCCCTGGACCAGATCCAGAGCTACCTGGCCACCCGCCTCCTCGGCTGCTAG
- a CDS encoding VOC family protein produces the protein MPATMIFVNLPVKDLEAAKAFWEKVGYTCNPQFSDDRGACLVISDTIYAMLLTEARFKEFTHKSIADTATSTEALLCLSADSRDEVDALVGAALAGGASEPRPAQDHGFMYGRAFEDLDGHTWEIVWMDPAAVRG, from the coding sequence ATGCCCGCCACCATGATCTTCGTGAACCTGCCGGTCAAGGACCTCGAGGCGGCCAAGGCGTTCTGGGAGAAGGTCGGCTACACCTGCAACCCGCAGTTCAGCGACGACCGCGGCGCCTGCCTGGTGATCAGCGACACGATCTACGCCATGCTGCTGACCGAGGCCCGCTTCAAGGAGTTCACCCACAAGTCGATCGCGGACACCGCCACCAGCACCGAGGCGCTGCTCTGCCTGAGCGCCGACAGCCGCGACGAGGTCGACGCCCTCGTCGGGGCCGCCCTCGCCGGGGGGGCCTCCGAGCCGCGGCCCGCGCAGGACCACGGCTTCATGTACGGCCGGGCCTTCGAGGACCTCGACGGCCACACCTGGGAGATCGTGTGGATGGACCCGGCCGCCGTCCGGGGATGA
- a CDS encoding VC0807 family protein: MTSQNIRFLPYVIRHVPGETLSTHPSQAERPTPPARSGGAAATGWILTIALNVVAPIITYHQLQDHGWSEAGSLLVSSAWPVVDNIVVLAWRRKLDEFAMVTLAFLAITAAVSLVGANSARTLLVKDSCVTGLFGLLCLATLLAPRPLIFYFGRKFATDGTPESTAWWNGLWQYPGFRRSMTVMTAVWGVGYLLEAGVRVALAYVLDTDTMVAVSPIMIYGVLAGLALWTVYYGKKSKAEGERRAAAAAAEAGAAAA, translated from the coding sequence GTGACCAGTCAAAACATACGGTTTCTCCCGTACGTCATCAGGCATGTCCCGGGGGAAACCTTGTCCACGCACCCATCTCAGGCAGAACGGCCGACGCCTCCGGCGCGCTCCGGCGGCGCCGCCGCGACCGGCTGGATCCTGACGATCGCCCTTAACGTGGTCGCTCCGATCATCACCTACCACCAGCTGCAGGACCACGGCTGGAGCGAGGCCGGCTCCCTGCTGGTCAGCAGCGCCTGGCCCGTGGTCGACAACATCGTCGTCCTCGCCTGGCGCCGCAAGCTCGACGAATTCGCCATGGTGACACTGGCGTTCCTCGCCATCACGGCCGCGGTGTCGCTGGTCGGCGCCAACTCCGCCCGCACGCTGCTCGTGAAGGACTCCTGCGTCACCGGACTGTTCGGGCTGCTCTGCCTGGCCACCCTGCTCGCGCCGCGGCCGCTGATCTTCTACTTCGGCCGCAAGTTCGCCACCGACGGCACACCGGAGAGCACGGCCTGGTGGAACGGCCTGTGGCAGTACCCGGGGTTCCGCCGCTCGATGACCGTGATGACCGCGGTGTGGGGCGTGGGCTACCTCCTGGAGGCGGGCGTACGCGTCGCCCTGGCCTACGTGCTGGACACCGACACGATGGTGGCCGTCAGCCCGATCATGATCTACGGCGTGCTCGCCGGCCTGGCCCTCTGGACCGTGTACTACGGAAAGAAGTCCAAGGCCGAGGGCGAGCGCCGCGCCGCCGCCGCAGCAGCCGAGGCCGGGGCGGCCGCGGCCTGA
- a CDS encoding TetR family transcriptional regulator, with protein MSPAAAEPLTPERILETTEEVLRRYGPAKATVVDVARALGVSHGSVYRHFPSKAALREAVTERWLGKTVGRLEEIASDGAESAPSKLEAWLEALFDAKRHKAGDDPELFATYTVLLAENSGVVEAHLAELVEQLGRIIAEGVEAGTLDVPDVPAAARAVFDATGRFHDPQYAAEWTSPTISREFEAVTSLVVRGLRA; from the coding sequence ATGTCACCCGCTGCCGCCGAGCCCCTGACCCCCGAGCGCATCCTGGAGACCACCGAGGAGGTGCTGCGCCGCTACGGCCCGGCCAAGGCGACCGTGGTCGACGTGGCGCGGGCCCTGGGCGTCAGCCACGGCAGCGTGTACCGGCACTTCCCGTCCAAGGCCGCCCTGCGCGAGGCGGTGACCGAGCGCTGGCTCGGCAAAACGGTCGGGCGCCTGGAGGAGATCGCCTCGGATGGCGCGGAGAGCGCCCCCTCCAAGCTGGAGGCGTGGCTGGAGGCGCTGTTCGACGCCAAGCGCCACAAGGCGGGCGACGACCCGGAGCTGTTCGCGACGTACACGGTGCTGCTCGCCGAGAACAGCGGGGTCGTGGAGGCGCACCTGGCCGAGCTGGTCGAGCAGTTGGGGCGGATCATCGCCGAGGGCGTGGAGGCGGGCACGCTCGACGTGCCGGACGTGCCGGCCGCGGCCCGCGCCGTGTTCGACGCGACCGGGCGCTTTCACGACCCGCAGTACGCGGCCGAGTGGACCTCCCCGACGATCAGCCGCGAGTTCGAGGCGGTCACGTCCCTGGTGGTCCGCGGCCTGCGCGCCTGA
- the nirD gene encoding nitrite reductase small subunit NirD — protein sequence MMTVELKVDEGWLTVCELSEMTPGRGVAVLLPDGGQAAVFLGRSGWTYAVDNRDPFTGASVLSRGLVGCVEGRPFVASPLLKQRFDLETGRCLDDEEVAVRTYPVRTAATSTAVA from the coding sequence ATGATGACCGTGGAACTCAAGGTGGACGAGGGCTGGCTGACGGTGTGCGAGCTGTCCGAGATGACGCCCGGGCGGGGGGTGGCGGTGCTGCTGCCGGACGGGGGCCAGGCCGCGGTGTTCCTCGGCCGCTCGGGGTGGACGTACGCCGTCGACAACCGGGACCCGTTCACGGGGGCGTCGGTGCTCTCCCGGGGGCTGGTCGGCTGCGTGGAGGGCAGGCCGTTCGTGGCGTCGCCGCTGCTCAAGCAGCGCTTCGACCTGGAGACGGGCCGGTGCCTGGACGACGAGGAGGTGGCGGTCCGGACCTACCCGGTGCGGACCGCCGCCACCTCCACCGCCGTCGCCTGA
- a CDS encoding metal ABC transporter substrate-binding protein: MNVRRLIPTAALAGAVALAAPALTACSGTAGADAGASPAGAAEGRLAVTASFYPMQFLAEQIGGDRVQVASLTKPGVEPHDLEITPKQTAQLGESDVVLYLKGLQPAVDEAVAQAGVKNTVDAATLTKLDSHDAGGDDHGHGHEDGHGEEAGHSEGDGHGHGEAGGDPHVWLDPSKYAEIAKGVGAALEKADPGHAADYRKNTDELVGKLTALDTEFKDGLKNTATKTFITTHAAFGYLAERYGLDQEGISGVDPESEPSPARMKELQERAKKENVTTVFFETLASDKTAKSLAADTGLKTDILDPLEGITDKSQGADYFEVMRSNLKNLQKALGAK, translated from the coding sequence ATGAACGTACGCCGCCTCATACCCACCGCCGCCCTCGCCGGGGCCGTCGCGCTCGCCGCCCCGGCCCTGACCGCCTGCTCCGGCACCGCCGGTGCCGACGCCGGAGCCTCCCCCGCCGGCGCTGCGGAGGGCAGGCTCGCCGTGACGGCGTCGTTCTACCCCATGCAGTTCCTCGCCGAGCAGATCGGCGGGGACCGCGTCCAGGTCGCCTCCCTCACCAAGCCGGGCGTCGAGCCGCACGACCTGGAGATCACCCCCAAGCAGACCGCACAGCTCGGGGAGTCGGACGTCGTCCTCTACCTCAAGGGCCTCCAGCCCGCCGTCGACGAGGCCGTCGCCCAGGCCGGTGTGAAGAACACCGTCGACGCCGCGACCCTCACCAAGCTCGACTCCCACGACGCCGGCGGCGACGACCACGGCCACGGCCACGAGGACGGACACGGCGAGGAGGCGGGCCACTCCGAGGGCGACGGCCACGGCCACGGCGAGGCCGGCGGCGACCCGCACGTCTGGCTCGACCCGTCCAAGTACGCCGAGATCGCCAAGGGCGTCGGCGCCGCCCTGGAGAAGGCGGACCCCGGCCACGCCGCCGACTACCGCAAGAACACCGACGAGCTGGTCGGCAAACTGACCGCCCTCGACACGGAGTTCAAGGACGGCCTGAAGAACACCGCCACCAAGACCTTCATCACGACCCACGCAGCCTTCGGCTACCTCGCCGAGCGCTACGGCCTCGACCAGGAGGGCATCTCCGGCGTCGACCCCGAGTCCGAGCCCAGCCCGGCCCGGATGAAGGAGCTCCAGGAGCGCGCGAAGAAGGAGAACGTCACCACGGTGTTCTTCGAGACCCTGGCCAGCGACAAGACCGCCAAGTCCCTCGCCGCCGACACCGGCCTGAAGACCGACATCCTCGACCCGCTCGAGGGAATCACCGACAAGTCCCAGGGCGCTGACTACTTCGAGGTCATGCGGTCCAACCTCAAGAACCTCCAGAAGGCCCTCGGGGCCAAGTGA
- the dusB gene encoding tRNA dihydrouridine synthase DusB: MTTLPPPLAIGPHTVQPPVVLAPMAGITNAPFRTLCREFSGGKGLFVSEMITTRALVERNDKTMQLIRFDESEKPRSIQLYGVDPATVGKAVRMIVEEDRADHIDLNFGCPVPKVTRKGGGSALPYKRNLLRAILREAVAGAGDTPVTMKMRKGIDDDHLTYLDAGRIAVEEGVTAIALHGRTTAQHYGGTADWEAIARLKEHVPEIPVLGNGDIWCAEDALRMVRETGCDGVVVGRGCLGRPWLFNDLVAAFEGRPEDFHRPSLREVAGTMVRHARLLGEWIGDESRGVIDFRKHVAWYLKGFSVGSEMRQKLAVASSLAELDAHLSELDLDQPWPEGADGPRGRTSGNNRVVLPDGWLKDPYDCAGVTEDAELDTSGG, from the coding sequence ATGACCACGCTCCCCCCGCCCCTCGCGATCGGCCCGCACACCGTGCAGCCCCCCGTGGTGCTCGCGCCCATGGCCGGCATCACCAACGCCCCGTTCCGCACGCTCTGCCGCGAGTTCAGCGGTGGCAAGGGGCTGTTCGTGAGCGAGATGATCACCACGCGGGCGCTGGTCGAGCGCAACGACAAGACCATGCAGCTGATCCGGTTCGACGAGTCCGAGAAGCCCCGGTCGATCCAGCTGTACGGGGTCGACCCCGCCACGGTCGGCAAGGCGGTCCGCATGATCGTCGAGGAGGACCGCGCCGACCACATCGACCTGAACTTCGGCTGCCCCGTTCCCAAGGTCACGCGCAAGGGCGGCGGCTCCGCCCTGCCCTACAAGCGGAACCTGCTGCGCGCCATCCTCCGGGAGGCGGTCGCGGGCGCCGGCGACACGCCGGTCACCATGAAGATGCGCAAGGGCATCGACGACGACCACCTCACCTACCTCGACGCCGGCCGGATCGCCGTGGAGGAGGGCGTCACCGCCATCGCCCTGCACGGCCGCACCACCGCCCAGCACTACGGCGGCACCGCCGACTGGGAGGCCATCGCCCGGCTGAAGGAGCACGTCCCGGAGATCCCCGTCCTCGGCAACGGCGACATCTGGTGCGCCGAGGACGCGCTGCGCATGGTGCGCGAGACCGGCTGCGACGGTGTGGTCGTCGGGCGCGGCTGCCTGGGCCGCCCGTGGCTGTTCAACGACCTCGTCGCGGCCTTCGAGGGGCGCCCCGAGGACTTCCACCGGCCCTCGCTGCGCGAGGTCGCGGGGACCATGGTCCGGCACGCCCGGCTGCTGGGGGAGTGGATCGGCGACGAGTCCCGCGGGGTGATCGACTTCCGTAAGCACGTGGCCTGGTACCTGAAGGGCTTCTCGGTCGGATCCGAGATGCGCCAGAAGCTCGCCGTCGCCTCGTCCCTGGCGGAACTCGATGCTCATCTGAGCGAGCTCGACCTGGACCAGCCGTGGCCGGAGGGTGCGGACGGCCCGCGGGGCCGCACGTCCGGAAACAACCGGGTTGTCCTCCCCGACGGCTGGCTGAAGGACCCGTACGACTGTGCCGGTGTGACCGAGGACGCCGAACTGGACACGTCCGGAGGGTGA